Proteins from a single region of Hydrogenimonas thermophila:
- a CDS encoding DMT family transporter, translated as MLFASLMFALMGAFAKMLSSHLPSIEVVFFRNVFGFFLVAATILKKPMTHTGGKPFLLLFRGLMGFLALLAFFYNIGHIPLGDAMTYSKTSPIFTALFAWIFLKEALGVRGWLALAIGFIGIVLIAKPTGMMLDKTAWLGIFSGVGAALAYTAVRELRQYYDTRAIVLSFMGVGTVGPLVLMALSPYVATEELDMLFASFVMPSGVEWGYIIMLGLFATLAQIYMTKAYAATQAGIVGAVSYSNILFSIMVGLLIGDPFPDPITWGGIALIVTAGIIVARKK; from the coding sequence ATGCTTTTTGCATCTTTAATGTTTGCATTAATGGGTGCATTTGCAAAAATGTTGAGTTCTCATCTTCCTTCTATTGAAGTAGTCTTTTTTCGCAATGTCTTTGGCTTTTTTTTAGTAGCTGCTACTATTCTTAAAAAACCTATGACACATACCGGTGGAAAGCCATTTTTACTTCTCTTTAGAGGATTGATGGGCTTTTTGGCACTTTTGGCATTCTTTTACAATATTGGTCATATCCCTTTGGGTGATGCAATGACATACTCAAAAACTTCACCAATATTTACAGCTCTGTTTGCTTGGATCTTTTTGAAAGAGGCACTGGGTGTTCGTGGGTGGCTTGCTCTTGCTATAGGTTTTATCGGCATTGTTTTAATAGCAAAGCCAACTGGCATGATGTTAGATAAAACTGCATGGCTTGGAATTTTCAGCGGAGTAGGAGCAGCACTTGCATACACAGCGGTGCGAGAATTAAGACAGTATTACGATACACGTGCAATTGTTCTCTCATTTATGGGCGTAGGTACTGTTGGACCACTTGTTTTAATGGCACTCTCCCCATATGTAGCAACAGAAGAGCTTGATATGCTATTTGCTTCTTTTGTTATGCCATCAGGAGTAGAGTGGGGATATATTATTATGCTGGGGCTGTTTGCAACACTTGCTCAAATATATATGACTAAAGCTTATGCAGCAACACAGGCTGGAATTGTTGGGGCAGTAAGTTATAGCAATATTCTATTTTCTATTATGGTTGGATTATTAATTGGAGATCCTTTTCCTGATCCAATTACTTGGGGAGGAATAGCTCTAATTGTTACTGCGGGGATTATTGTTGCAAGAAAAAAGTAG
- the der gene encoding ribosome biogenesis GTPase Der yields MKKIAILGQPNVGKSSLFNRFAKRRIAITSDMAGTTRDVKKELIDFDGKEAEIVDTGGIDESTELFRSVKNKAIEAAEIADIIIYMVNGKSLPDGRDKQLFYKLQSLGKPIALVINKIDNDKEEERAWEFSEFGAQNQFAISVSHNRRVGQLIEWIKSHLDEPELVLELDDEDDALENLISRFDESGTLKEEENLNEIGVAIIGRTNVGKSSLLNALLGSERAVVSDVAGTTIDPVDEKIIVKDKTVTFIDTAGLRRRGKIQGIERYALGRTRQMLEKADIALLVLDASAPLSELDEKIAGLVDEYKLGCIIVLNKWDEALGTYDEIVEELRYRFKFLSWAPVITVSAKSKKRVHKITDMLLKVYENYTRHIPTRELNDVIKNATIKHHIPSFKGKAVNILFASQYEIKPPKIALISNRPKGIHFSYIRYLSNQIRENFDLEGTPLILIPKKRGEREEDNSED; encoded by the coding sequence ATGAAAAAAATAGCAATTTTAGGACAACCAAACGTAGGAAAAAGCTCACTTTTTAACAGATTCGCAAAACGTCGAATAGCCATTACTTCAGATATGGCAGGAACAACACGTGATGTAAAAAAAGAGTTAATAGACTTTGACGGCAAAGAGGCAGAGATAGTAGATACCGGCGGAATAGATGAGAGCACAGAGCTGTTTCGAAGTGTAAAAAACAAAGCAATAGAAGCAGCAGAAATTGCCGATATAATCATCTATATGGTAAATGGAAAGAGTTTGCCAGATGGTCGTGACAAACAGCTCTTTTACAAACTTCAAAGCCTTGGAAAACCAATAGCATTGGTAATCAATAAAATAGATAATGATAAAGAGGAAGAGAGAGCCTGGGAGTTTAGTGAATTTGGTGCACAAAACCAGTTTGCAATCTCTGTATCACATAATCGTCGTGTAGGTCAATTGATAGAGTGGATAAAAAGTCATTTGGATGAACCTGAACTTGTTTTAGAACTTGATGATGAAGATGATGCATTGGAAAATCTCATTTCCCGTTTTGATGAAAGCGGTACTCTCAAAGAAGAAGAGAACCTTAATGAAATCGGCGTTGCTATCATAGGACGTACCAATGTTGGAAAAAGTTCTCTTCTTAACGCACTGCTGGGAAGCGAACGTGCTGTTGTAAGTGATGTTGCAGGAACTACAATAGACCCTGTTGATGAAAAGATTATAGTAAAAGATAAAACAGTTACTTTTATAGACACTGCTGGTCTGCGTCGTCGTGGAAAAATTCAAGGTATTGAGCGGTATGCATTGGGTCGTACAAGACAAATGCTGGAAAAAGCAGATATTGCTCTGCTGGTATTAGATGCAAGCGCACCTTTGAGTGAACTTGATGAAAAGATTGCAGGACTTGTAGATGAGTACAAACTTGGCTGTATAATTGTTCTAAATAAATGGGATGAAGCTTTAGGAACTTATGATGAAATTGTAGAGGAGCTGCGCTACCGATTTAAATTCCTTAGTTGGGCACCAGTTATAACTGTATCGGCAAAATCGAAAAAGAGAGTACATAAAATCACCGATATGCTTTTAAAAGTTTATGAAAACTATACTCGTCACATTCCTACACGAGAGCTTAATGATGTTATCAAAAATGCTACAATCAAACACCATATTCCAAGTTTTAAAGGAAAAGCTGTAAACATACTGTTTGCATCACAATATGAAATCAAGCCTCCTAAAATAGCACTAATATCAAATAGACCAAAAGGAATTCATTTCAGCTATATACGCTATTTAAGCAACCAAATAAGAGAAAATTTTGATTTGGAAGGAACACCTCTGATTCTTATTCCTAAAAAACGTGGAGAAAGAGAAGAGGATAACAGTGAAGATTAA
- a CDS encoding DUF3108 domain-containing protein, which yields MSKVMKWLASLIILVSILQAETIDAKYKIEYGIFGKMGESEARLVKKDGHYKIKMIAYATGLAKVLSGGRVEVYESEGTIMPDGTLRPDVFRKDISRKGKKRIKIYTFNRKDKKIEYKEERFRDGKLESESSGILPYFAENDIISLYFNVKTILKNCQKPFDKMLKAVGAQKNSGNVRVSTVVGDDIKKVKDLLGEASCYLKVTVYQKLFGSKGGELYLGLRPDFVVKKAVLKDVIMFGDIRGNLTQFSKHN from the coding sequence ATGAGTAAAGTTATGAAATGGTTAGCAAGTTTAATTATTTTAGTATCGATTTTACAGGCTGAAACTATTGATGCCAAATATAAGATAGAGTATGGAATTTTTGGTAAAATGGGTGAGTCTGAGGCTAGACTTGTAAAAAAAGATGGTCATTACAAGATAAAGATGATAGCATATGCTACAGGTTTGGCAAAGGTTCTTAGCGGAGGACGTGTTGAAGTGTATGAGAGTGAAGGTACCATTATGCCTGATGGTACATTAAGACCAGATGTTTTTCGTAAAGATATAAGCCGTAAGGGTAAAAAGCGTATTAAAATCTATACATTTAATAGAAAAGATAAAAAAATTGAGTATAAAGAAGAAAGATTTAGAGATGGCAAATTAGAAAGCGAAAGCAGTGGCATACTTCCTTATTTTGCTGAGAATGATATAATTTCACTCTATTTCAATGTAAAGACTATTTTAAAAAACTGCCAAAAGCCTTTTGATAAGATGTTAAAAGCTGTAGGTGCACAGAAAAACAGTGGAAATGTTCGGGTTTCTACTGTAGTTGGTGATGATATTAAAAAGGTTAAAGATTTATTGGGTGAAGCTTCCTGTTATCTTAAAGTAACTGTTTATCAAAAGCTTTTTGGCTCTAAAGGTGGAGAGTTGTATCTTGGATTGAGACCAGATTTTGTAGTTAAAAAAGCAGTTTTAAAAGATGTTATTATGTTTGGCGATATTCGCGGTAACTTGACTCAGTTTTCTAAGCACAACTGA